A single region of the Vicia villosa cultivar HV-30 ecotype Madison, WI linkage group LG4, Vvil1.0, whole genome shotgun sequence genome encodes:
- the LOC131596978 gene encoding uncharacterized protein LOC131596978: protein ESNHEMVNALTQQMGTVFTPMINNTNQSYEILARQMARIADFFGAPPQPNLSTPQGSNVRVVETPRNGEQIEQEIPRVVQRHQDADQVLRNIQQDVNVGHNNISNVVEQILVQNGINVGLHRPNFVSPLSEYVRQTELPRGWKIPKFTKFAGETGESTVEHIARFQTEAGELANNENLKVKYFPSSLTKNAFTWFTTLPPQSVFSWSQLERLFHEQFYMGQSKISLKELAGVRRKGTETVDDYLNRFRLLKARYTQHLRDMAQLADRVRQVERLKAEKTRVSKYHKKEKIAYVTTNEFDSDSDSEYEEGEVNVAELKPGPPYICKLLKPSKDKNPIENKNDKFSSKTYSFDITKCDEIFDLLVTDGQIIVPPGLKNPPLEQKKKRGFCKFHNFLGHKTSQCVLFRDLVQKALKEGRLQFGEKPKSSMQVDTDPLQVEEAHYAELADVMMVETTDGFGGKQDGATDGKVLNMKVGKFDKDLRPHNMVLSNYEGKTSGILGVIQVKLAVGSTVRSTIFMVIASRANFKLLLGREWIHEIHLQSARIQRQNSLSSDEYWSMMLDELVELDEE from the exons gaaagtaatcatgaaatggtgaatgcccttactcaacaaatgggaactgtttttactcccatgataaacaacacgaaccaaagttatgaaatattggctagacaaatggccagaatagcagatttctttggagcacccccacaaccaaacctttcgactccaCAAGGGTCAAATGTTAGAGTGGTTGAAACTCCTAGAAATGGGGAACAAATTGAACAAGAAATCCCTAgagtagtacaaaggcatcaagatgctgatcaggttcttagaaatatccagcaagatgtcaatgttggacacaataatatttctaatgtagtcgaacaaatcttagttcaaaatggaataaatgtaggtttgcacagACCAAATTTTGTTTCCCCATTGTCAGAGTACGTaaggcagacagaattgcctaggggttggaaaattccaaaatttaccaaatttgctggtgagactggcgaatcgacagtcgaacatattgctaggttccagacagaggctggagaattagcaaacaatgagaatttaaaagtgaaatatttcccaagttctttaacaaaaaatgcctttacttggttcacgaccttacctCCACAATCTGTATTTTCATGGAGTcagttagaacgattgttccatgaacagttttatatgggacagtcgaagattagtttgaaagaattagctggagttaggcgaaagggtacagaaacgGTCGATGACTACCTCAACCGTTTCAGGttattgaaagctagat atacccaacatttaagggatatggcccaactgGCAGacagagtacgccaggtcgaaaggctaaaagctgaaaaaaccagagttagtaaatatcataagaaagaaaagatagcttatgttactacaaatgagttcgactctgatagtgatagtgaatacgaagagggagaggtcaatgtggctgaattgaagccgggaccaccatatatttgtaaattactcaagccctcaaaagataaaaatccgatcgaaaataaaaatgataaattttctagtaaaacgtattcatttgatataacaaaatgtgatgagatatttgatttgttagtaactgatgggcaaatcatagtacccccaggacttaagaatcctcctcttgaacaaaagaaaaaaagaggattttgtaaatttcataatttcctgggtcataagacttctcaatgtgttcttttcagggatttggtgcagaaagctttgaaagaaggaaggttacagtttggagaaaagccaaagtcatcaatgcaagtggaTACTGATCCCTTGCAAGTTGAAGAGGCTCACTAtgctgagcttgctgatgtgatgatggtcgaaactactgatggtttcggcgGAAAGCAAGAtggtgctactgatggcaaagtcttgAACATG aaagtggggaAATTTGACAAAGATTTAAGACCCCACAATATGGTGCTGTCTAATTATGAGggtaagacaagtggaatactggGAGTAATTCAGGTGAAATTAGCTGTTGGTTCGACTGTcaggtcaaccatctttatggtgattgcatctcGAGCCAATTTCAAGTTACTTctaggtcgagaatggatccatg